A genomic segment from Aegilops tauschii subsp. strangulata cultivar AL8/78 chromosome 1, Aet v6.0, whole genome shotgun sequence encodes:
- the LOC123496955 gene encoding uncharacterized protein, translating to MALSKHTLAMFFALLAIAATLQPSDARLRSAAANQEEVKATTTADGDAPSLPNLPLPQIPGVPSLPPLFRFLFPPLPGAPPSQIPQIPGMPSLPPIFRSLFPPLPQIPALPPLFGPLPVAPPAQGLPQTPGMPHFPPSTGSPSPPPPKECLTPLTSMIPCMDYLTNITVFSPPDACCDGLKLVVNTAPICLCHGMNNNGGMSKLFPKPIDPIRMIILPVRCGAMIPIQTIFSCATQPLPPLTPPATSPAPAASPAPSP from the exons ATGGCGCTCTCCAAGCACACCCTCGCCATGTTCTTTGCCCTGCTGGCCATCGCAGCGACGCTGCAGCCGTCCGATGCGAGGCTCCGGTCCGCCGCCGCAAACCAAGAAGAAGTCAAAGCCACCACCACGGCCGATGGAGACGCCCCGTCTCTTCCGAACCTGCCATTGCCTCAGATTCCCGGCGTGCCTAGCCTACCACCGCTATTCCGCTTCCTTTTCCCGCCACTCCCAGGTGCTCCTCCGTCTCAAATACCTCAGATCCCTGGCATGCCTAGCCTACCACCAATATTCCGCTCTCTCTTCCCGCCACTGCCCCAGATCCCTGCCTTGCCGCCGCTGTTCGGCCCACTCCCTGTTGCACCGCCGGCTCAAGGATTGCCTCAGACCCCCGGCATGCCACACTTCCCACCAAGCACCGGATCGCCTTCACCACCGCCACCAAAGGAGTGCCTGACACCATTGACGAGCATGATACCGTGCATGGACTACCTCACCAACATCACGGTGTTCTCGCCACCGGACGCGTGCTGCGACGGCCTCAAGTTGGTCGTCAACACTGCGCCGATATGCCTCTGCCACGGCATGAACAACAACGGCGGCATGAGCAAGCTCTTCCCCAAGCCCATAGATCCGATCCGCATGATCATCCTCCCGGTTAGGTGTGGCGCCATGATACCCATCCAGACGATTTTCTCCTGCGCCA CCCAACCAttgccaccgttgacgcctcctGCCACGTCTCCAGCGCCTGCTGCTTCTCCCGCGCCATCACCATAG